TCGTGGTCTCGTCTACGTCCTTCACCTGGATCCTGAGCCTCGTGAGGCGCGGGGCGGGATTGGCCCTGGTGCCCCAATCGCTGCTGAAGGAAGACTTCGCCAGGAAGAGGCTCGTCCGGGTACTTCCGGATTGGGCCACGGAGTATGCGCCGGTGCACCTTGTCTACCCTCCTCAACGCTTTTCTTCGCCCAAGGTGAGGGAAATGATCCCCATCCTGGAGAGGCACTTGCGCGAACTGTTTGCGTAGAGCCGCTCGGCCGCCCTGCTGAAGAGCCGCGCCGTTACATGGCCTTCTATCCCGCCTATACGCGACGGGGTGAGGGTATCGAGGATCGCGAGTTGAACCCGTGTATGCCCCCTCTCCCTCTGGGAGAGGGCTGGGGTGAGGGTCTACCGTCATCCACTCTTTGAATACACGGTGGATGAAGGTGCTGAAGCTGCTGCGGGTGGTGCCGGCACCATGCCCAGGCCCACCACGCTCATCAACCGTCCGCGGCGCGAGCCGGGGCCGGACGTGGCGGACGTTGGATTTCAGCCTGGCGTCGAGGGGGCGGATGGAACCCCGGCCTTCGTGTTCGGGAGGTGGCCATGAAGGCCGCATCGACCCGCGGCCCGGGAGGGGCACACGGCGGTGGTGCTGCCCACGGGTGAGGTGCTGATGGCGGGCGGCTCCTCGGCGAGTACCACGCTCTCCTCGGCCGAGCTGTATGACCCGGCCACCAACACATTGTAGTCCCAAGGTGAAGGTGGACA
This is a stretch of genomic DNA from Archangium violaceum. It encodes these proteins:
- a CDS encoding kelch repeat-containing protein; its protein translation is MVLPTGEVLMAGGSSASTTLSSAELYDPATNTL